The following proteins come from a genomic window of Lolium rigidum isolate FL_2022 chromosome 5, APGP_CSIRO_Lrig_0.1, whole genome shotgun sequence:
- the LOC124656001 gene encoding uncharacterized protein LOC124656001, producing the protein MARADQMTTPPPRSSVAKVPFSTVIPPTGAFIPSTLHDYPIYATVDAVGDFADQFTRLEAENAQLRKAVKTSADQLLEANKLASEVQSENTCLKDELTKLKKKMKDDQEAHHRALIEANEKEGAFRESIENLLNTVDMPIDRRSKLRVDSMLDAHSFASASSN; encoded by the exons ATGGCTAGAGCGGATCAGATGACCACCCCTCCGCCACGGTCGAGTGTGGccaaggttcctttctcgacggtCATCCCGCCAACAGGTGCCTTCATTCCTTCGACATTGCATGATTAC ccaatttatgccacagttgacgctGTAGGAGATTTTGCTGATCAGTTCACTCGTCTAGAAGCTGAAAATGCCCAGCTTCGTAAAGCTGTTAAAACTTCGGCTGACCAATTACTGGAGGCTAACAAACTAGCATCCGAGGTGCAAAGCGAGAACACATGCCTAAAGGATGAGCTGACGaagttgaagaagaagatgaaggatgatCAAGAGGCACATCACAGGGCTTTAATTGAAGCTAATGAGAAGGAGGGTGCCTTTCGAGAATCCATCGAGAATTTGTTGA ATACTGTCGATATGCCTATCGATCGTAGAAGCAAACTTCGAGTGGATTCGATGTTGGATGCCCATTCATTTGCCAGTGCGTCCAGCAACTAG